The region gttgggggggaaaccctaaatggggcgccccccttgcttggggggcaagtcccccctccctggccgccgccccccctctagatcccatctagaggggtcggccccgcttgctccttcccctataaatagaggggtgaggggagggctgctggacacaactcaaggcgcagcccctcccctccccaacacctctcctcctccgtacgtgcttggcgaagccctgtcggagtactgctgcaccaacaacaccatgccgtcgtgctgccgttagagcaatcttcctcaacctctccttcctccttgctggatcaagacggaggagacgtcgtccgtcccgtacgtgtgttgaacgcggaggtgctgtccgttcagcactaggtcatcggtgatccgaatcacggcgagtacgactccatcatcaccatccccttgaacgcttccgcactcgatctacaagtggtatgtagatgcaaactcactcccttgactcgttgcttagatgaactcatagatggatcttggtgaaaccgtaggaaaaattttaattttctgcaacgttccccaacaggtgctacttcgagctctggtaaggtacacatcaataacatgtatatcacatatacctttgttcaccttgccatccttctcatcctccaaataattgggtcagttccgcttccagtgaccagtctgcttgcagtagaagcactcattctcaggcttaggtccagacttgggtttttctcttgaggagcaacttgtttgctgttcttcttgaagttccccttctttttccctttgcccttcttcttgaaactggtggtcttattgaccatcaacactgctccttcttgatttctacctccgcagcctttagcattgcgaagagctcgggaattgtcttatccatcccttgcatattatagttcatcacgaagctcttgtagcttggtggcagtgattgaagaattctatcaatgacgctatcatccggaagattaactccaagttgaatcaagtgattattagacccacacattctgagtatatgctcactgacagaactattctcctccatcttgcagttgtagaacttattggagacttcatatctctcaatccgggcatttgcttgaaatattaacttcaactcctggaacatctcatatgctccatgacgttcaaaacgttgttgaagtcccggttctaaactgtaaagcatggcacactgaactattgagtagtcatcaactttgctctgctaaacgttcataacatctggtgttgctcctgcagcaggtttgcaacctagcagtgcttccaggacgtaattcttctgtgcagcaatgaggataatcctcaagttacggacccagtccgtgtaattgctaccatcatctttcaactttgcattctcaaggaacacattaaaattcaacggaacaacagcacgagccatctatctacaacaaacatagacaagtaaaatactatcaggtactaagttcatgataaatttaagtttaattaatcatattacttaaaaactcccacttagatagacatccctctaatcatctaagtgatcacgtgatccaaatcaactaaaccataaccgatcatcatgtgaaatggagtagttttcaatggtgaacatcactatgttgatcatatctactatatgattcacgctcgacctttcggtctcagtgttccgaggccatatctgcatattctaggctcgtcaagtttaacctgagtattctgcgtgtgcaaaactggcttgcacccgttgttgatggacgtagagcttatcacacccgatcatcacgtggtgcctgggcacgacgaactttggcaacggtgcatactcagggagaacacttttatcttgaaatttagtgagagatcatcttataatgctaccgtcaatcaaagcaagataagatgcatagaagataaacatcacatgcaatcaatataagtgatatgatacggccatcatcatcttgtgcttgtgatctccatctccgaagcaccgtcatgatcaccatcctcactggcgcgacaccttgatctccatcgtagcatcattatcgtctcgccaactattgcttctacgactatcgctaccgcttagtgataaagtaaaacaattacagggcgattgcattgcatacaataaagcgacaaccatatggttcctgccagttgccgataactcggttacaaaacatgatcatctcatacaataaaatatagcatcacgtcttgaccatatcacatcacaacatgccctgcaaaaacaagttagacgtcctctactttgttgttgcaagttttacgtggctgctacgggctgagcaagaaccgttcttacctacgcatcaaaaccacaatgatagttcgtcaagttagtgatgttttaaccttctcaaggaccggacgtagccacagtccgttcaactaaagttggagaaactgacacccgccaaccacctatgtgcaaagcatgtcggtaggaccagtctcgcgtaagcgtacgcgtaatgtcggtccgggccgcttcatccaacaattgttggggaacgtagtaatttcaaaaaaattcctacgcacacgcaagatcatggtggtgcatagcaacgagaggggagagtgtgtccacgtaccctcgtagaccaaaagcagaagcgttagaacaacgcggttgatgtagtcgtacgtcttcacggcccgaccgatcaagcaccaaaactacggcacctccgagttctagcacatgttcagctcgatgacgtccctcgaactccgatcaagccgagtgtcgagggagagttccgtcagcacgacggcgtggtgacgatcttgatgttctaccgttgcagggcttcgcctaagcaccgctacaatattatcgaggaggactatggaggaggagggcaccgcacatggctaagagatctaagggatcaattgttgttgtgtctagaggtgccccctcctccatatataaaggggggaggaggagagggccggccaagcggaggaggcgcgcccaaggggggcaatcctactccaagtaggattccccctctttcctagtccaagtaggagagggaaaggaagggaaggagaaggagaagaaaggagagggaggaaaaggaggaaagggggcccggccccctagtccaattcggtttgggatgggggggcgcgcgccctgcctcctcttttccaccacttggcccatgaggcccattgcttcttcctcgtattcccgtaactccccggtacccccgaaaatacccgaatcacttgaaacccttccgatgtccgaatatagtcgtccaatatatcgatctttacgtctcgaccatttcgagactccttgtcatgtccccgatctcatccgggactccgaactccttcggtacataaaaactcataaactcataatataactgtcatcgaaaccttaagcgtgcggaccctacgggttcgagaactatgtagacatgaccgagacacgtttccggtcaataaccaatagcggaacttggatgctcatattggttcctacatattctacgaagatctttatcggtcaaaccgcataacaacatacgttgttccctttgtcatcggtatgttacttgcccgagattcgatcgtcggtatctcaatacctagttcaatctcattaacggcaagtctctttactcgttatgtaatgcatcattccgtaactaactcattagttacattgcttgcaaggcttatagtgatgtgcattaccgagagggcccagagatacctctccgacaatcggagtgacaaatcctaatctcgaaatacgccaactcaacatatacctttggagacacctgtagagctccttcataatcacccagttacgttgtgacgtttggtagcacacaaagtgttcctccggtaaacgggagttgcataatctcatagtcataggaacatgtataagtcatgaagaaagcaatagcaacatactaaacgatcaagtgctaagctaacggaatgggtcaaatcaatcacatcattctcctaatgatgtgatcccgttaatcaaatgacaacttatgtctatggctaggaaacataaccatctttgattaatgagctagtcaagtagaggcatactagtgacactatgtttgtctatgtattcaaacatgtattatgtttccggttaatacaaatctagcatgaataataaacatttatcatgaaataaggaaataaataataactttattattgcctctagggcatatttccttcaacaataccgccgaaccaaagtatgacatgctggtaagcaatatgacttgtatcgcccacaactcacttgtgttctactcgtgcatataacatcaacgcataaaacctaggctcggatgccactgttggggaacgtggtaatttcaaaaaaattcctacgcacacgcaagatcatggtgatgcatagcagtgagaggggagagtgtgtccacgtactctcgtagaccgaaagcggaagcgttagcataacgcggttgatgtagtcgtacgtcttcacggcccgaccgatcaagcaccgaaactacggcacctccgagttcttgcacatgttcagctcgatgacgtccctcgtacttcgatctagccgagtgtcgatggagagttccgtcagcacgacagcgtggtgacgatgatgatgttctaccgtcgcagggcttcacctaagcaccgctacgatattatcgaggaagactatggtagaggggggcaccgcacacggctaagagatcaatgattaattgttgtgtctatggggtgctcccttcccccgtatataaaggagtggaggagggggccggccaaggggataggcgcgccctagggggggagtccaactcctaccgggagtaggatcccccctttcctatttggagagggggagggaaggaagaggaaggagggaggaaggaaagggggggccgacccccctcccaattcggattgggcttgggggggcgccccctcccttgctcctttcccctcctttccactaaggcccattaaggcccatatacctcccgaggagctctgataacctcccggagctccggtattgtcccaatcacacccagaaccttttcggtgtccaaatatagtcgtccaatatatcgatcttcatgtctcgaccaaggttgtcagaatcgtgatcttgaatcggatcggagcttcgatggtaggatcgcaaatcatagaatcttcactatcagaatcgtagaaacatagattctaagaactaaaatcgtagaatcataggggttagtttggatcgtaaagtcgtagaatcgtatgacagaatcgcgattctgacaaccttggtctcgaccatttcgagactcctcgtaatgtccttgatcacatccaggactccgaacaaccttcggtacatcaaaacacataaactcataatataactgtcatctaactttaagcgtgcggaccctacgagttcgaaaattatgtagacatgaccgagacacgtctccggtcaataaccaatacggaacctggatgctcatattggctcccacatattctatgaagatctttatcggtcaaaccgcataacaacatacgttgttccctttgtcatcggtatgttacttgcccgagattcgatcgtcgttatctcaatacctagttcaatctcgttaccggcaagtctctttactcgttacgtaatgcatcatcccgtaactaactcattagctacattgcttgcaaggcttatagtgatgtgcattaccgagagggcccagagatacctctccgacaatcagagtgacaaatcctaatctcgaaatacgtcaactcaacaagtacctttggagacacctgcagagcacctttataatcacccagttacgttgtgacgtttggtagcacacaaagtgttcctcctgtaagcgggagttacataatatcatagtcataggaacatgtataagtcatgaagaaagcaacaacaacatactacatgatcaagtgctaagctaacggaatgtgtcaagtcaatcacatcattctcctaatgatgtgatcccattaatcaaatgacaactcatgtctatggttagaaaacttaatcatctttgattcacgagctagtcaagtagaggcatactagtgacattatgtttgtctatgtattcacacatgtattatgttttcgggtaatacaattctagcatgaataataaacatttatcatgatatgaggaaataaataataactttattattgccactagggcatatttccttcacactggaggaggaggaagcgggcCTAGAGGGCGAGGCAGCCGAGTTGCCTGCCGACAGGAGGGGCGAGGAGGGCGCGGACACAGCCCCGGAGAGCGCGTGGCCGCTAGGTCCGGCGACGCTCGCGCCAGAAGACCAGAGGGAGCGCAGGCGCGGCCACTTCGACGAAGGAGAACCAGAAGACCCGGGGAAACGCGGGGTGGTGCAGAAGCGCGCGACGTGGCCGAAGAAGCGGCAACGCCGACAACAGATGTCACGGCGACACTCAGACCGCGGATGCCACGGGCGGCCAAGGTAGCGCGGGCACTCGTCAGCGCGCCAGGCAGGCTCACCCTGGTCGCGGCGGCGACAACGTGTGCGGGGCGGAGGACGGCGCTCCTCGCGGCGCGCATGGCGACCCTGGACGGCGGTCCACGCGGCCTCAGCTTCCTCCCGGCCGGCTCATCCACCGGAGAGACGGTGTATCTCAGAGCGCAGGCCGGGACGAGAGGCAGCGGGGAGGCGGGCACCATGGCGTAGGAGGGGNNNNNNNNNNNNNNNNNNNNNNNNNNNNNNNNNNNNNNNNNNNNNNNNNNNNNNNNNNNNNNNNNNNNNNNNNNNNNNNNNNNNNNNNNNNNNNNNNNNNNNNNNNNNNNNNNNNNNNNNNNNNNNNNNNNNNNNNNNNNNNNNNNNNNNNNNNNNNNNNNNNNNNNNNNNNNNNNNNNNNNNNNNNNNNNNNNNNNNNNNNNNNNNNNNNNNNNNNNNNNNNNNNNNNNNNNNNNNNNNNNNNNNNNNNNNNNNNNNNNNNNNNNNNNNNNNNNNNNNNNNNNNNNNNNNNNNNNNNNNNNNNNNNNNNNNNNNNNNNNNNNNNNNNNNNNNNNNNNNNNNNNNNNNNNNNNNNNNNNNNNNNNNNNNNNNNNNNNNNNNNNNNNNNNNNNNNNNNNNNNNNNNNNNNNNNNNNNNNNNNNNNGGGCCGCTACGTTGCTTGGCTGGAGCTCCTGCCAGCGACAAGCAGCCGAGGGCGCAGCTAGAGATGAGATGCGCAAACAGAGCTGGAAGCTGTCGCTGGAGCACACCGGAGAGTGAGACGGACGACGAGGTTGCCGTGGACATCCCCACGGATATGTTGCTCTTGTCCATGGCCTCGCCGCCATGGCTCGGGCACAACTTCCGTTGACTTTTTTTTGGCGTAGCAGGAAGATGAAGCGGATTAGTAATTTCCATCCATGCCCTGACTTGGACCAAGGACAGCATGAAACGAGGAAGCTGAGGGGACGTATTGATTGCAAGCTCGCAGCCGGCGACGTCCGAGTTCAAAATGGCGTCGTGCTAGGGGAATGGAAGTGAAACTACACGCCTACACGGGTATGCTTCCCAAGTACAGTAGCTCCTGGAAGGGGAATTCTCTTACGACTGTATTCCACCGGTTTCTTTATGAGAGCAAGTAAATTATACGGTGATCCAAGCGGGGCCCTCTACGCTCTAATGTTAAGAGTTTTAGGCTTTACGCTCTACTTCGTCTTCTCCAATATTAGAGTTTTACTCCCTCCGTTAGGAATTAGTTGTCtcggaaatagatgtatctagaactaaaatacatctagatacatccatttctacgacaagtaattccgaacggagggagtacctcttaAGCTCCACAGCTCCAATCAAGCAAGTTTACACACTTTAGTTTTAGCTTTAGGCTAATAAGACATAGGGTTTAGGCTGACAAGACCTAGGGCTCATCTCACACACAATATAAGATCTCTCCATCCCACAATATAATAAGATCTTTTTTTCAAGCTAACTTTGAAAAAGGATACATTGTGGGATGGAGGACTAAAAGGGCAAGGGAGTCCCAAGGGAACTAGTCCTTTACTAAAAACCATAATAGACAGAGAGGTTCCAACCAACACCTAGTATCAACAGTCATACAAATTCGGTGTACCAAAATAAAGCACAATTTAGTTCCTCATCACTTGCCTACTAATAAACCCTTCCTTCCTTCATCAATACAATTAATCGCTCTGACCAAGCCCGCACCCTCATAGGTAGTAGAGACAAAGCATCAACTCCTGCCATGGCCACACTTGTATCCCTAAAAAAAGGAAATAATCAATTAATGACTATATGACATATAACTCTAAGTACATACTatagccaaaaaaagaaaaaaggaaaaaggcatATCTACCTTCTCTTGGTGTTGCTCTGGTCATCTTCAATAAATTCATACAGAGCCATTCCTACCTTCATCCCACACTTTGGGTCATTTATGCCCTCCATCATGCCATGGTAAGCCTTGAAtattgactctctaaccttgctaCCATGATCCTTATCTCCTAACTTCAAATGAGCAGCTTCAGCTTCTCTAAGCTTTTCCAAAACTGGAGGCACGTACTTCTCAAATTTGTCACCAATAGCAACAGCAATCTCTCCAAAGCTTGATAAAATTGACGGTTGAAGTGACAATTCTTGGATACCCTTGTACAGAACTTCCATAATATGATCCCAGGATGGCACCACTTCTTCCTCTTTTCCCAAGATATGACAGATACTGCACATCACTCCTATGTAAACCGGAGAGAGTCGTTTCACATTAAAATATTGTAGGAGGATAGGCATGTGTTGTCCAAAATGACAACCAATGGCATGAGCAAGAGCACCAATGGCAAGTGCTGCTCGATCACGTGCAGTAGGATTGTCACTCGTTAAGACACGGCACAATAGGAGCAATAAACAGCTAGCAGAGTCCCTAAGTGTGAATGCTGCCTCCACCTCGAAGTTGCTCGTGCCCAGCTGCTTCATTGAGAGTTCAAGTAGACCACAATGCAAGACCTCAAGAAGGCCACGGTTCTTCCTCTCATCTGATGACATTGCTTCACCATGACCTTTAACCACAGTGCTCAACCTCCTGAAGATTTGAGACATTAATCCAATAAGAGCATCACAAATTTCTAGTTCTTCAATGTTGCTCACTCTCACGATCTCACTCAATGCTTTATAAGTAGATGCACATGGTGGAATCCTAAAAGGGGTCTCCTTAACAAGTTCTGAAGCAGAAAGGAGGGCATCAATAAGAGGCTTAACAAAAGGTGTAAGCTCAGATGACTTGGACGTGGACTTTGCATCCTCTCTATAACCTCTTGCAAGAAAATATATAGCTCCATACACTTCAATGGACACTTGAGGGACATCTTTGCTCATCTTTATTAAGAGTGTCATGATCCTAGGAAAGTCCACCACCTCATTTTTTATGATTCTATTTGCTCCCACAAGCTCAAACACCCGTCCAAGAATCCATGCAGCCCTCCCTCTTACACCTTCACCTTCCTGAGGATCTTCCATCATGCGAACCAATAAAGGAACTACAGGAGCAAGTTGATTAACAGAGGGACCTTCAAGGATAAAACCTAATGGATAAATGGCCATCATGCGACTAGGCCCATTGATATTCTCATGAACAAATTTCATCACAAGGGGGACAACTTTATCCTTCATAGTTCTAGTGGCCAGGCCTAGGCATGTCATGAAAATGTCTTGCACACTCTCATCTTCCACTTGTTCCCAGATGTCGTCAAGGTTTACTCCCTCTTGTTCTGCACTCACGGAAATGTCCATGTCCTCTAAATTATCatctccctcttcttctccctcttcttctacaCTCATGGAAACGACTTCttgttcttttttctctttttccaaGTTTTTCTCTTTTTCCATGTAAGCTTCTAGGAGAGGTTGAACAAATGAACAAAGATGACCAATAAAGATagagtctcctcctcctcctcctcctcctccttcttcttcttcttcttcttcttcttcttcttcttcatcttcttcttcttcttcttctcggcaATTAATCTCTTTTCGGCAAATAGTGTTCCACAACTCAATACATTGGACTCTGAGtgattcttcatcttctttcacttTCAAAGCTTCC is a window of Triticum dicoccoides isolate Atlit2015 ecotype Zavitan chromosome 2B, WEW_v2.0, whole genome shotgun sequence DNA encoding:
- the LOC119364672 gene encoding importin subunit beta-1-like isoform X1, with the translated sequence MGVLSSEALDMDQSIDILLANACQGDDNLRSVAEGKLKQLHDLDLSNFLLGLSSQLLREETPEESSILAGIILKNSLDSGEPALDDLGSRKWLSLDPSIQSQIKENLLLTLESNCDSRRRSSKIIAKVIAWVACIEIPRNQWEELIGKLVGNMSMPSSSLKQATLEVLEYVFEESPYVLKEDQVDAVLASVINEVKMEEGGEPSSQVRLAALKALLNILKFIELAKLEEESGSSSIVAAVCDGASRSKETKIKEAAFECLVVVASRYHTKLLPHMEIIVSLTVEALKVKEDEESLRVQCIELWNTICRKEINCREEEEEEDEEEEEEEEEEEEGGGGGGGGDSIFIGHLCSFVQPLLEAYMEKEKNLEKEKKEQEVVSMSVEEEGEEEGDDNLEDMDISVSAEQEGVNLDDIWEQVEDESVQDIFMTCLGLATRTMKDKVVPLVMKFVHENINGPSRMMAIYPLGFILEGPSVNQLAPVVPLLVRMMEDPQEGEGVRGRAAWILGRVFELVGANRIIKNEVVDFPRIMTLLIKMSKDVPQVSIEVYGAIYFLARGYREDAKSTSKSSELTPFVKPLIDALLSASELVKETPFRIPPCASTYKALSEIVRVSNIEELEICDALIGLMSQIFRRLSTVVKGHGEAMSSDERKNRGLLEVLHCGLLELSMKQLGTSNFEVEAAFTLRDSASCLLLLLCRVLTSDNPTARDRAALAIGALAHAIGCHFGQHMPILLQYFNVKRLSPVYIGVMCSICHILGKEEEVVPSWDHIMEVLYKGIQELSLQPSILSSFGEIAVAIGDKFEKYVPPVLEKLREAEAAHLKLGDKDHGSKVRESIFKAYHGMMEGINDPKCGMKVGMALYEFIEDDQSNTKRRDTSVAMAGVDALSLLPMRVRAWSERLIVLMKEGRVY
- the LOC119364672 gene encoding importin subunit beta-1-like isoform X2 encodes the protein MDQSIDILLANACQGDDNLRSVAEGKLKQLHDLDLSNFLLGLSSQLLREETPEESSILAGIILKNSLDSGEPALDDLGSRKWLSLDPSIQSQIKENLLLTLESNCDSRRRSSKIIAKVIAWVACIEIPRNQWEELIGKLVGNMSMPSSSLKQATLEVLEYVFEESPYVLKEDQVDAVLASVINEVKMEEGGEPSSQVRLAALKALLNILKFIELAKLEEESGSSSIVAAVCDGASRSKETKIKEAAFECLVVVASRYHTKLLPHMEIIVSLTVEALKVKEDEESLRVQCIELWNTICRKEINCREEEEEEDEEEEEEEEEEEEGGGGGGGGDSIFIGHLCSFVQPLLEAYMEKEKNLEKEKKEQEVVSMSVEEEGEEEGDDNLEDMDISVSAEQEGVNLDDIWEQVEDESVQDIFMTCLGLATRTMKDKVVPLVMKFVHENINGPSRMMAIYPLGFILEGPSVNQLAPVVPLLVRMMEDPQEGEGVRGRAAWILGRVFELVGANRIIKNEVVDFPRIMTLLIKMSKDVPQVSIEVYGAIYFLARGYREDAKSTSKSSELTPFVKPLIDALLSASELVKETPFRIPPCASTYKALSEIVRVSNIEELEICDALIGLMSQIFRRLSTVVKGHGEAMSSDERKNRGLLEVLHCGLLELSMKQLGTSNFEVEAAFTLRDSASCLLLLLCRVLTSDNPTARDRAALAIGALAHAIGCHFGQHMPILLQYFNVKRLSPVYIGVMCSICHILGKEEEVVPSWDHIMEVLYKGIQELSLQPSILSSFGEIAVAIGDKFEKYVPPVLEKLREAEAAHLKLGDKDHGSKVRESIFKAYHGMMEGINDPKCGMKVGMALYEFIEDDQSNTKRRDTSVAMAGVDALSLLPMRVRAWSERLIVLMKEGRVY